A genomic segment from Saimiri boliviensis isolate mSaiBol1 chromosome 14, mSaiBol1.pri, whole genome shotgun sequence encodes:
- the RPS15 gene encoding small ribosomal subunit protein uS19 encodes MNTRGGCHPVDNGARTRLPLSGESGPFNLRSLCVALQPAEGARSPPAKRKRVCVHGRGGGTRWQSRDNCAGADKHGLFRGSGKMAEVEQKKKRTFRKFTYRGVDLDQLLDMSYEQLMQLYSARQRRRLNRGLRRKQHSLLKRLRKAKKEAPPMEKPEVVKTHLRDMIILPEMVGSMVGVYNGKTFNQVEIKPEMIGHYLGEFSITYKPVKHGRPGIGATHSSRFIPLK; translated from the exons ATGAATACTCGAGGTGGGTGTCACCCTGTAGACAACGGAGCACGAACCCGACTCCCACTCAGCGGAGAAAGCGGCCCCTTTAATCTCCGCAGCCTGTGTGTTGCCCTCCAGCCGGCAGAGGGTGCGCGTTCGCCGCCGGCAAAGCGGAAGCGCGTGTGCGTTCACGGCCGAGGGGGCGGGACACGCTGGCAGTCTCGCGATAACTGCGCAGGCGCGGACAAGCACGGCCTTTTCCGAGGATCCGGCAAGATG GCGGAGGTAGAGCAGAAGAAGAAGCGGACCTTCCGGAAGTTCACCTACCGCGGCGTGGACCTGGACCAGCTGCTGGACATGTCCTA CGAGCAGCTGATGCAGTTGTACAGCGCGCGCCAGCGGCGGCGGCTGAACCGGGGCCTTCGGCGGAAGCAGCACTCGCTGCTGAAGCGGCTGCGCAAAGCGAAGAAGGAGGCGCCGCCCATGGAGAAGCCGGAAGTGGTGAAGACGCACCTGCGAGACATGATCATCCTGCCCGAGATGGTGGGCAGCATGGTGGGCGTCTATAACGGCAAGACTTTCAACCAAGTGGAGATCAAG CCGGAGATGATCGGCCACTACCTGGGCGAGTTCTCCATCACCTACAAGCCCGTGAAGCACGGCCGGCCGGGCATCGGGGCCACTCACTCCTCCCGCTTCATCCCCCTCAAGTAG
- the DAZAP1 gene encoding DAZ-associated protein 1 isoform X7, translated as MMPRSRGPEVEVKRAEPRDSKSQPPGQPGASQWGSRVVPNAANGWAGQPPPTWQQGYGPQGMWVPAGQAIGGYGPPPAGRGAPPPPPPFTSYIVSTPPGGFPPPQGFPQGYGAPPQFSFGYGPPPPPPDQFAPPGVPPPPATPGAAPLAFPPPPSQAAPDMSKPPTAQPDFPYGQYAGYGQDLSGFGQGFSDPSQQPPSYGGPSVPGSGGPPAGGSGFGRGQNHNVQGFHPYRR; from the exons ATGATGCCGAGAAGCAGAGGCCCCGAG GTGGAAGTTAAACGGGCTGAGCCTCGGGACAGCAAGAGCCAGCCGCCGGGACAGCCAGGTGCCAGCCAGTGGGGGAGCCGCGTTGTTCCCAACGCTGCCAATGGCTGGGCAGGCCAGCCCCCGCCCACGTGGCAGCAAGGATATGGCCCGCAAg GAATGTGGGTGCCAGCAGGACAGGCGATTG GTGGCTACGGACCGCCCCCTGCAGGAAGAGGagcccccccaccgcccccaccaTTCACCTCCTACATCGTGTCCACCCCTCCTGGAGGCTTCCCCCCTCCCCAGGGCTTCCCTCAGGGCTACGGTGCCCCGCCACAGTTCA GTTTTGGCTATgggcctccacctccaccaccggATCAGTTTGCCCCTCCGGGGGTTCCTCCTCCACCGGCCACTCCTGGGGCAGCGCCTCTGGCCTTCCCTCCGCCTCCGTCTCAGGCCGCCCCGGACATGAGCAAGCCCCCGACAGCTCAGCCAGACTTCCCCTACGGTCAGTATG CAGGTTACGGGCAGGACTTGAGTGGCTTTGGACAGGGCTTCTCGGACCCCAGCCAGCAGCCCCCCTCCTACGGGGGCCCCTCTGTGCCAGGGTCAGGGGGCCCCCCCGCCGGTGGCAGCGGCTTTGGACGAGGGCAGAACCACAACGTGCAAGGGTTCCACCCCTACCGACGCTAG
- the DAZAP1 gene encoding DAZ-associated protein 1 isoform X6, with translation MSESEDLPGTVGSALSVSGSSSWAVWTGARPKQKGPRSDNSKSNKIFVGGIPHNCGETELREYFKKFGVVTEVVMIYDAEKQRPRGFGFITFEDEQSVDQAVNMHFHDIMGKKVEVKRAEPRDSKSQPPGQPGASQWGSRVVPNAANGWAGQPPPTWQQGYGPQGMWVPAGQAIGGYGPPPAGRGAPPPPPPFTSYIVSTPPGGFPPPQGFPQGYGAPPQFSFGYGPPPPPPDQFAPPGVPPPPATPGAAPLAFPPPPSQAAPDMSKPPTAQPDFPYGQYAGYGQDLSGFGQGFSDPSQQPPSYGGPSVPGSGGPPAGGSGFGRGQNHNVQGFHPYRR, from the exons GAAGCTCTTCGTGGGCGGTCTGGACTGGAGCACGACCCAAG CAGAAAGGACCCAGGAGTGATAACAGTAAATCAAATAAGATCTTTGTCGGCGGGATTCCTCACAACTGTGGTGAGACAGAGCTCAGGGAATACTTCAAGAAGTTCGGAGTG GTCACGGAGGTAGTCATGATCTATGATGCCGAGAAGCAGAGGCCCCGAG GTTTTGGATTTATTACTTTCGAGGACGAACAATCAGTGGACCAGGCTGTCAACATGCATTTTCACGACATCATGGGCAAAAAA GTGGAAGTTAAACGGGCTGAGCCTCGGGACAGCAAGAGCCAGCCGCCGGGACAGCCAGGTGCCAGCCAGTGGGGGAGCCGCGTTGTTCCCAACGCTGCCAATGGCTGGGCAGGCCAGCCCCCGCCCACGTGGCAGCAAGGATATGGCCCGCAAg GAATGTGGGTGCCAGCAGGACAGGCGATTG GTGGCTACGGACCGCCCCCTGCAGGAAGAGGagcccccccaccgcccccaccaTTCACCTCCTACATCGTGTCCACCCCTCCTGGAGGCTTCCCCCCTCCCCAGGGCTTCCCTCAGGGCTACGGTGCCCCGCCACAGTTCA GTTTTGGCTATgggcctccacctccaccaccggATCAGTTTGCCCCTCCGGGGGTTCCTCCTCCACCGGCCACTCCTGGGGCAGCGCCTCTGGCCTTCCCTCCGCCTCCGTCTCAGGCCGCCCCGGACATGAGCAAGCCCCCGACAGCTCAGCCAGACTTCCCCTACGGTCAGTATG CAGGTTACGGGCAGGACTTGAGTGGCTTTGGACAGGGCTTCTCGGACCCCAGCCAGCAGCCCCCCTCCTACGGGGGCCCCTCTGTGCCAGGGTCAGGGGGCCCCCCCGCCGGTGGCAGCGGCTTTGGACGAGGGCAGAACCACAACGTGCAAGGGTTCCACCCCTACCGACGCTAG
- the DAZAP1 gene encoding DAZ-associated protein 1 isoform X1 gives MNNSGADEIGKLFVGGLDWSTTQETLRSYFSQYGEVVDCVIMKDKTTNQSRGFGFVKFKDPNCVGTVLASRPHTLDGRNIDPKPCTPRGMQPERTRPKEGWQKGPRSDNSKSNKIFVGGIPHNCGETELREYFKKFGVVTEVVMIYDAEKQRPRGFGFITFEDEQSVDQAVNMHFHDIMGKKVEVKRAEPRDSKSQPPGQPGASQWGSRVVPNAANGWAGQPPPTWQQGYGPQGMWVPAGQAIGGYGPPPAGRGAPPPPPPFTSYIVSTPPGGFPPPQGFPQGYGAPPQFSFGYGPPPPPPDQFAPPGVPPPPATPGAAPLAFPPPPSQAAPDMSKPPTAQPDFPYGQYAGYGQDLSGFGQGFSDPSQQPPSYGGPSVPGSGGPPAGGSGFGRGQNHNVQGFHPYRR, from the exons GAAGCTCTTCGTGGGCGGTCTGGACTGGAGCACGACCCAAG AGACTCTGCGCAGCTACTTTTCCCAATATGGAGAAGTCGTAGACTGTGTTATCATGAAAGATAAAACCACCAACCAGTCTCGAGGGTTTGGGTTTGTCAAATTTAAAGACCCCAACTGTGTGGGGACAGTGCTGGCCAGCAGACCACACACGCTAGACGGCCGAAAC ATCGACCCCAAGCCATGCACACCCCGGGGGATGCAGCCAGAGAGAACGCGGCCGAAGGAAGGATGG CAGAAAGGACCCAGGAGTGATAACAGTAAATCAAATAAGATCTTTGTCGGCGGGATTCCTCACAACTGTGGTGAGACAGAGCTCAGGGAATACTTCAAGAAGTTCGGAGTG GTCACGGAGGTAGTCATGATCTATGATGCCGAGAAGCAGAGGCCCCGAG GTTTTGGATTTATTACTTTCGAGGACGAACAATCAGTGGACCAGGCTGTCAACATGCATTTTCACGACATCATGGGCAAAAAA GTGGAAGTTAAACGGGCTGAGCCTCGGGACAGCAAGAGCCAGCCGCCGGGACAGCCAGGTGCCAGCCAGTGGGGGAGCCGCGTTGTTCCCAACGCTGCCAATGGCTGGGCAGGCCAGCCCCCGCCCACGTGGCAGCAAGGATATGGCCCGCAAg GAATGTGGGTGCCAGCAGGACAGGCGATTG GTGGCTACGGACCGCCCCCTGCAGGAAGAGGagcccccccaccgcccccaccaTTCACCTCCTACATCGTGTCCACCCCTCCTGGAGGCTTCCCCCCTCCCCAGGGCTTCCCTCAGGGCTACGGTGCCCCGCCACAGTTCA GTTTTGGCTATgggcctccacctccaccaccggATCAGTTTGCCCCTCCGGGGGTTCCTCCTCCACCGGCCACTCCTGGGGCAGCGCCTCTGGCCTTCCCTCCGCCTCCGTCTCAGGCCGCCCCGGACATGAGCAAGCCCCCGACAGCTCAGCCAGACTTCCCCTACGGTCAGTATG CAGGTTACGGGCAGGACTTGAGTGGCTTTGGACAGGGCTTCTCGGACCCCAGCCAGCAGCCCCCCTCCTACGGGGGCCCCTCTGTGCCAGGGTCAGGGGGCCCCCCCGCCGGTGGCAGCGGCTTTGGACGAGGGCAGAACCACAACGTGCAAGGGTTCCACCCCTACCGACGCTAG
- the DAZAP1 gene encoding DAZ-associated protein 1 isoform X2: protein MNNSGADEIGKLFVGGLDWSTTQETLRSYFSQYGEVVDCVIMKDKTTNQSRGFGFVKFKDPNCVGTVLASRPHTLDGRNIDPKPCTPRGMQPERTRPKEGWQKGPRSDNSKSNKIFVGGIPHNCGETELREYFKKFGVVTEVVMIYDAEKQRPRGFGFITFEDEQSVDQAVNMHFHDIMGKKVEVKRAEPRDSKSQPPGQPGASQWGSRVVPNAANGWAGQPPPTWQQGYGPQGMWVPAGQAIGGYGPPPAGRGAPPPPPPFTSYIVSTPPGGFPPPQGFPQGYGAPPQFSFGYGPPPPPPDQFAPPGVPPPPATPGAAPLAFPPPPSQAAPDMSKPPTAQPDFPYGQYGYGQDLSGFGQGFSDPSQQPPSYGGPSVPGSGGPPAGGSGFGRGQNHNVQGFHPYRR, encoded by the exons GAAGCTCTTCGTGGGCGGTCTGGACTGGAGCACGACCCAAG AGACTCTGCGCAGCTACTTTTCCCAATATGGAGAAGTCGTAGACTGTGTTATCATGAAAGATAAAACCACCAACCAGTCTCGAGGGTTTGGGTTTGTCAAATTTAAAGACCCCAACTGTGTGGGGACAGTGCTGGCCAGCAGACCACACACGCTAGACGGCCGAAAC ATCGACCCCAAGCCATGCACACCCCGGGGGATGCAGCCAGAGAGAACGCGGCCGAAGGAAGGATGG CAGAAAGGACCCAGGAGTGATAACAGTAAATCAAATAAGATCTTTGTCGGCGGGATTCCTCACAACTGTGGTGAGACAGAGCTCAGGGAATACTTCAAGAAGTTCGGAGTG GTCACGGAGGTAGTCATGATCTATGATGCCGAGAAGCAGAGGCCCCGAG GTTTTGGATTTATTACTTTCGAGGACGAACAATCAGTGGACCAGGCTGTCAACATGCATTTTCACGACATCATGGGCAAAAAA GTGGAAGTTAAACGGGCTGAGCCTCGGGACAGCAAGAGCCAGCCGCCGGGACAGCCAGGTGCCAGCCAGTGGGGGAGCCGCGTTGTTCCCAACGCTGCCAATGGCTGGGCAGGCCAGCCCCCGCCCACGTGGCAGCAAGGATATGGCCCGCAAg GAATGTGGGTGCCAGCAGGACAGGCGATTG GTGGCTACGGACCGCCCCCTGCAGGAAGAGGagcccccccaccgcccccaccaTTCACCTCCTACATCGTGTCCACCCCTCCTGGAGGCTTCCCCCCTCCCCAGGGCTTCCCTCAGGGCTACGGTGCCCCGCCACAGTTCA GTTTTGGCTATgggcctccacctccaccaccggATCAGTTTGCCCCTCCGGGGGTTCCTCCTCCACCGGCCACTCCTGGGGCAGCGCCTCTGGCCTTCCCTCCGCCTCCGTCTCAGGCCGCCCCGGACATGAGCAAGCCCCCGACAGCTCAGCCAGACTTCCCCTACGGTCAGTATG GTTACGGGCAGGACTTGAGTGGCTTTGGACAGGGCTTCTCGGACCCCAGCCAGCAGCCCCCCTCCTACGGGGGCCCCTCTGTGCCAGGGTCAGGGGGCCCCCCCGCCGGTGGCAGCGGCTTTGGACGAGGGCAGAACCACAACGTGCAAGGGTTCCACCCCTACCGACGCTAG
- the DAZAP1 gene encoding DAZ-associated protein 1 isoform X4 — translation MNNSGADEIGKLFVGGLDWSTTQETLRSYFSQYGEVVDCVIMKDKTTNQSRGFGFVKFKDPNCVGTVLASRPHTLDGRNIDPKPCTPRGMQPERTRPKEGWKGPRSDNSKSNKIFVGGIPHNCGETELREYFKKFGVVTEVVMIYDAEKQRPRGFGFITFEDEQSVDQAVNMHFHDIMGKKVEVKRAEPRDSKSQPPGQPGASQWGSRVVPNAANGWAGQPPPTWQQGYGPQGMWVPAGQAIGGYGPPPAGRGAPPPPPPFTSYIVSTPPGGFPPPQGFPQGYGAPPQFSFGYGPPPPPPDQFAPPGVPPPPATPGAAPLAFPPPPSQAAPDMSKPPTAQPDFPYGQYGYGQDLSGFGQGFSDPSQQPPSYGGPSVPGSGGPPAGGSGFGRGQNHNVQGFHPYRR, via the exons GAAGCTCTTCGTGGGCGGTCTGGACTGGAGCACGACCCAAG AGACTCTGCGCAGCTACTTTTCCCAATATGGAGAAGTCGTAGACTGTGTTATCATGAAAGATAAAACCACCAACCAGTCTCGAGGGTTTGGGTTTGTCAAATTTAAAGACCCCAACTGTGTGGGGACAGTGCTGGCCAGCAGACCACACACGCTAGACGGCCGAAAC ATCGACCCCAAGCCATGCACACCCCGGGGGATGCAGCCAGAGAGAACGCGGCCGAAGGAAGGATGG AAAGGACCCAGGAGTGATAACAGTAAATCAAATAAGATCTTTGTCGGCGGGATTCCTCACAACTGTGGTGAGACAGAGCTCAGGGAATACTTCAAGAAGTTCGGAGTG GTCACGGAGGTAGTCATGATCTATGATGCCGAGAAGCAGAGGCCCCGAG GTTTTGGATTTATTACTTTCGAGGACGAACAATCAGTGGACCAGGCTGTCAACATGCATTTTCACGACATCATGGGCAAAAAA GTGGAAGTTAAACGGGCTGAGCCTCGGGACAGCAAGAGCCAGCCGCCGGGACAGCCAGGTGCCAGCCAGTGGGGGAGCCGCGTTGTTCCCAACGCTGCCAATGGCTGGGCAGGCCAGCCCCCGCCCACGTGGCAGCAAGGATATGGCCCGCAAg GAATGTGGGTGCCAGCAGGACAGGCGATTG GTGGCTACGGACCGCCCCCTGCAGGAAGAGGagcccccccaccgcccccaccaTTCACCTCCTACATCGTGTCCACCCCTCCTGGAGGCTTCCCCCCTCCCCAGGGCTTCCCTCAGGGCTACGGTGCCCCGCCACAGTTCA GTTTTGGCTATgggcctccacctccaccaccggATCAGTTTGCCCCTCCGGGGGTTCCTCCTCCACCGGCCACTCCTGGGGCAGCGCCTCTGGCCTTCCCTCCGCCTCCGTCTCAGGCCGCCCCGGACATGAGCAAGCCCCCGACAGCTCAGCCAGACTTCCCCTACGGTCAGTATG GTTACGGGCAGGACTTGAGTGGCTTTGGACAGGGCTTCTCGGACCCCAGCCAGCAGCCCCCCTCCTACGGGGGCCCCTCTGTGCCAGGGTCAGGGGGCCCCCCCGCCGGTGGCAGCGGCTTTGGACGAGGGCAGAACCACAACGTGCAAGGGTTCCACCCCTACCGACGCTAG
- the DAZAP1 gene encoding DAZ-associated protein 1 isoform X3 — protein MNNSGADEIGKLFVGGLDWSTTQETLRSYFSQYGEVVDCVIMKDKTTNQSRGFGFVKFKDPNCVGTVLASRPHTLDGRNIDPKPCTPRGMQPERTRPKEGWKGPRSDNSKSNKIFVGGIPHNCGETELREYFKKFGVVTEVVMIYDAEKQRPRGFGFITFEDEQSVDQAVNMHFHDIMGKKVEVKRAEPRDSKSQPPGQPGASQWGSRVVPNAANGWAGQPPPTWQQGYGPQGMWVPAGQAIGGYGPPPAGRGAPPPPPPFTSYIVSTPPGGFPPPQGFPQGYGAPPQFSFGYGPPPPPPDQFAPPGVPPPPATPGAAPLAFPPPPSQAAPDMSKPPTAQPDFPYGQYAGYGQDLSGFGQGFSDPSQQPPSYGGPSVPGSGGPPAGGSGFGRGQNHNVQGFHPYRR, from the exons GAAGCTCTTCGTGGGCGGTCTGGACTGGAGCACGACCCAAG AGACTCTGCGCAGCTACTTTTCCCAATATGGAGAAGTCGTAGACTGTGTTATCATGAAAGATAAAACCACCAACCAGTCTCGAGGGTTTGGGTTTGTCAAATTTAAAGACCCCAACTGTGTGGGGACAGTGCTGGCCAGCAGACCACACACGCTAGACGGCCGAAAC ATCGACCCCAAGCCATGCACACCCCGGGGGATGCAGCCAGAGAGAACGCGGCCGAAGGAAGGATGG AAAGGACCCAGGAGTGATAACAGTAAATCAAATAAGATCTTTGTCGGCGGGATTCCTCACAACTGTGGTGAGACAGAGCTCAGGGAATACTTCAAGAAGTTCGGAGTG GTCACGGAGGTAGTCATGATCTATGATGCCGAGAAGCAGAGGCCCCGAG GTTTTGGATTTATTACTTTCGAGGACGAACAATCAGTGGACCAGGCTGTCAACATGCATTTTCACGACATCATGGGCAAAAAA GTGGAAGTTAAACGGGCTGAGCCTCGGGACAGCAAGAGCCAGCCGCCGGGACAGCCAGGTGCCAGCCAGTGGGGGAGCCGCGTTGTTCCCAACGCTGCCAATGGCTGGGCAGGCCAGCCCCCGCCCACGTGGCAGCAAGGATATGGCCCGCAAg GAATGTGGGTGCCAGCAGGACAGGCGATTG GTGGCTACGGACCGCCCCCTGCAGGAAGAGGagcccccccaccgcccccaccaTTCACCTCCTACATCGTGTCCACCCCTCCTGGAGGCTTCCCCCCTCCCCAGGGCTTCCCTCAGGGCTACGGTGCCCCGCCACAGTTCA GTTTTGGCTATgggcctccacctccaccaccggATCAGTTTGCCCCTCCGGGGGTTCCTCCTCCACCGGCCACTCCTGGGGCAGCGCCTCTGGCCTTCCCTCCGCCTCCGTCTCAGGCCGCCCCGGACATGAGCAAGCCCCCGACAGCTCAGCCAGACTTCCCCTACGGTCAGTATG CAGGTTACGGGCAGGACTTGAGTGGCTTTGGACAGGGCTTCTCGGACCCCAGCCAGCAGCCCCCCTCCTACGGGGGCCCCTCTGTGCCAGGGTCAGGGGGCCCCCCCGCCGGTGGCAGCGGCTTTGGACGAGGGCAGAACCACAACGTGCAAGGGTTCCACCCCTACCGACGCTAG
- the DAZAP1 gene encoding DAZ-associated protein 1 isoform X5: MNNSGADEIGKLFVGGLDWSTTQETLRSYFSQYGEVVDCVIMKDKTTNQSRGFGFVKFKDPNCVGTVLASRPHTLDGRNIDPKPCTPRGMQPERTRPKEGWQKGPRSDNSKSNKIFVGGIPHNCGETELREYFKKFGVVTEVVMIYDAEKQRPRGFGFITFEDEQSVDQAVNMHFHDIMGKKVEVKRAEPRDSKSQPPGQPGASQWGSRVVPNAANGWAGQPPPTWQQGYGPQGMWVPAGQAIGGYGPPPAGRGAPPPPPPFTSYIVSTPPGGFPPPQGFPQGYGAPPQFSFGYGPPPPPPDQFAPPGVPPPPATPGAAPLAFPPPPSQAAPDMSKPPTAQPDFPYGQYGLGSYSPDPPGCGPHFVYTLMVRLSSDVA, translated from the exons GAAGCTCTTCGTGGGCGGTCTGGACTGGAGCACGACCCAAG AGACTCTGCGCAGCTACTTTTCCCAATATGGAGAAGTCGTAGACTGTGTTATCATGAAAGATAAAACCACCAACCAGTCTCGAGGGTTTGGGTTTGTCAAATTTAAAGACCCCAACTGTGTGGGGACAGTGCTGGCCAGCAGACCACACACGCTAGACGGCCGAAAC ATCGACCCCAAGCCATGCACACCCCGGGGGATGCAGCCAGAGAGAACGCGGCCGAAGGAAGGATGG CAGAAAGGACCCAGGAGTGATAACAGTAAATCAAATAAGATCTTTGTCGGCGGGATTCCTCACAACTGTGGTGAGACAGAGCTCAGGGAATACTTCAAGAAGTTCGGAGTG GTCACGGAGGTAGTCATGATCTATGATGCCGAGAAGCAGAGGCCCCGAG GTTTTGGATTTATTACTTTCGAGGACGAACAATCAGTGGACCAGGCTGTCAACATGCATTTTCACGACATCATGGGCAAAAAA GTGGAAGTTAAACGGGCTGAGCCTCGGGACAGCAAGAGCCAGCCGCCGGGACAGCCAGGTGCCAGCCAGTGGGGGAGCCGCGTTGTTCCCAACGCTGCCAATGGCTGGGCAGGCCAGCCCCCGCCCACGTGGCAGCAAGGATATGGCCCGCAAg GAATGTGGGTGCCAGCAGGACAGGCGATTG GTGGCTACGGACCGCCCCCTGCAGGAAGAGGagcccccccaccgcccccaccaTTCACCTCCTACATCGTGTCCACCCCTCCTGGAGGCTTCCCCCCTCCCCAGGGCTTCCCTCAGGGCTACGGTGCCCCGCCACAGTTCA GTTTTGGCTATgggcctccacctccaccaccggATCAGTTTGCCCCTCCGGGGGTTCCTCCTCCACCGGCCACTCCTGGGGCAGCGCCTCTGGCCTTCCCTCCGCCTCCGTCTCAGGCCGCCCCGGACATGAGCAAGCCCCCGACAGCTCAGCCAGACTTCCCCTACGGTCAGTATG GCCTGGGTTCCTATTCTCCAGACCCGCCGGGCTGCGGCCCACACTTTGTTTACACTCTTATGGTCAGGCTGAGCAGTGATGTGGCCTAG